From Campylobacter sp. MIT 12-8780, the proteins below share one genomic window:
- a CDS encoding ATP-binding protein, with the protein MRISKVKIKNFRSYKDEIEIEFGNLTALVGKNDFGKSTILEALDIFLNENSGVVKLDKDDINKQALAENENANIRITIVFDDLPSEIIIDSTNPTTLSDEYLLNNDGKLEIIKEYKFGSKATESVFIKAYHPTNERCNNLLITKITSLKKILEDEEIKCEDKTKSATIRKAVWEHFKDDLQCEEVEIDASKEEAKNIWEQLKKYMPSYSLFQSDRKNSDGDNEIQNPMKLAVSEIFKDEEIQKTLDKVAEKVRESLQEVTKNTIDKLKEMNPEIADSLNPNIPETSSLKWVDVFKNVSITGDEDIPINKRGSGVKRLILLNFFRAEAERKRNMAKAPNIIYAIEEPETSQHFNYQYMLINALLELSKTDKTQVILTTHSPSIVKMLDFDNIRLLKDNGSFKEVVKIEKQSMPIPSLYEIIFLAFGEAYEEYHNELYGYIEAEKKFDEYKKDRDIREYIRVTKKGETKSEDIILTEYIRHQIHHPENKHNDRFTKEELKQSIKDMRDFIETNIKQSQDN; encoded by the coding sequence ATGAGAATTTCAAAGGTAAAAATAAAGAATTTTAGAAGCTATAAAGATGAAATAGAAATTGAATTTGGAAACTTAACTGCACTTGTTGGAAAAAATGATTTTGGGAAATCTACTATATTAGAGGCATTAGATATTTTTTTAAACGAAAATTCTGGTGTTGTAAAGCTTGATAAAGATGATATTAACAAGCAAGCTTTAGCTGAAAATGAAAATGCAAATATTAGAATAACTATAGTTTTTGATGATTTGCCTAGTGAGATTATAATTGATTCTACCAATCCTACCACATTAAGTGATGAGTATTTGTTAAATAATGATGGAAAACTTGAAATTATAAAAGAATACAAATTTGGATCAAAAGCAACTGAAAGTGTTTTTATCAAAGCCTATCACCCGACTAATGAAAGATGCAATAATTTATTAATAACAAAAATTACAAGCTTGAAAAAAATTTTAGAAGACGAAGAAATTAAATGTGAAGACAAAACGAAAAGTGCAACCATAAGAAAAGCCGTATGGGAACATTTTAAAGATGATTTGCAGTGTGAAGAAGTTGAAATTGACGCAAGTAAAGAAGAGGCTAAAAATATTTGGGAACAATTAAAAAAATATATGCCTTCATATTCACTATTTCAATCAGATAGAAAAAATAGTGATGGGGACAATGAAATACAAAATCCAATGAAACTTGCCGTAAGTGAAATTTTTAAAGATGAAGAGATACAAAAAACATTAGATAAGGTTGCAGAGAAAGTTAGAGAATCGCTGCAAGAAGTTACTAAAAACACCATTGATAAGCTAAAAGAGATGAACCCAGAAATTGCCGATAGTTTAAACCCGAATATACCAGAAACTAGTAGTTTAAAATGGGTAGATGTTTTTAAAAATGTTTCCATAACAGGCGATGAGGATATTCCTATTAATAAACGAGGAAGTGGAGTTAAAAGGCTAATTTTATTAAATTTCTTTAGAGCTGAAGCTGAAAGAAAAAGAAATATGGCAAAAGCTCCAAACATTATTTATGCGATAGAAGAACCTGAAACTTCTCAGCATTTTAATTACCAATATATGCTTATTAATGCTCTTTTAGAACTCTCTAAAACAGATAAAACTCAAGTCATTCTTACTACACATAGTCCATCTATTGTTAAAATGCTTGATTTTGATAATATAAGACTTTTAAAAGATAACGGGAGCTTTAAAGAAGTTGTTAAAATAGAAAAGCAAAGTATGCCAATACCTTCTCTTTATGAAATAATTTTCTTAGCTTTTGGCGAAGCCTATGAAGAATATCATAATGAATTATATGGATATATAGAAGCTGAAAAGAAATTTGATGAGTATAAAAAGGACAGGGATATTAGGGAATATATTAGAGTTACTAAAAAAGGCGAAACAAAGTCAGAAGATATAATTTTAACAGAATATATAAGACACCAAATACATCACCCAGAAAATAAGCATAACGATAGATTTACAAAAGAAGAGCTTAAACAATCAATCAAAGATATGCGAGATTTTATTGAAACAAACATTAAGCAATCACAGGATAACTAA
- a CDS encoding type I restriction endonuclease subunit R has protein sequence MPTNQINENTIEKEAIELLTNLGYEYKEAKSLQRKSDEWILQEEFLRSIYALNFAQNKRYDFLNEEQKENLVKEAYKKLTQLASDNNELLEQNKAFHNYLINGMSLRVFAGGEERSINLELIDFENVALNEFLATRQFSFRQKATNRFDVLLFINGLPLVVFELKNPLDINATLENAFNQIQTYKAESCALFVANELCIISDGFSAKVGSLSADFSRFLSWKIKDKQADSKLELTNLINGLFNPSVLLDFIRFFITYENVKFLDKNGYAQSKIIKKIAAYHQYYAVNKAILSTQKAMSEGVAGESKKGGVVWHTQGSGKSLSMVFFAAKALDKLSNPTLVILTDRNDLDNQLFTTFSHSSELLRTTPKRIDSTQELKSVLKGIKGGIIFSTMQKFKDENERFETLSNREDIIVITDEAHRTQYGFEARLRGEKISYGYAQNVRDALPNATYIGFSGTPIEKDDANTRSVFGDYIDIYDMKQAVEDGATVPLYYESRLAKIHLSDEGKKLIENLDKNLKDKNNTNALKLSQIIGAKQRLQAVAKDILEHFNAKKQKLKGKAMIACMSRQIAVDLYKELIALEPSLHDTDCKKGRAKLIITASSDDGAELASFHTSKEEQKIIANRVKDINDELDFIIVCDMWLTGFDAPPLHTLYVDKPMSGHNLMQAIARVNRVCKDKSGGLIVDYIGIMTSLQEALKFYTKDSQSEFIADKSELEQKMLEKYEVIKDMLFEFDYMQYFKESDINKLEIIQQIINKILSDEKEKRRFLDECTQLIKAYTLLLPNEKANELAKEIALFDMLKNRIKKSQQESKISIDREQQSLIKQIIDNELKSEGIVDILDKSKLNTKDISILSNEFLEDMRAYKHKHIALETLRKLLNDELKARMQSELRTKSLFEKMTEILLNYQNKLINATKVIEELIELSKELIKQDKDKKELGLSEYEFAFYSVLVENKSVEEVMGKQALLELSKAVFLEIKSKASLDWEIRESVRAQLRIAVRKVLREFGYPPNMIKITAENAIKQAELIAQALT, from the coding sequence ATGCCAACCAACCAAATAAATGAAAACACCATAGAAAAAGAAGCTATAGAGCTTTTAACAAATCTTGGTTATGAGTATAAAGAAGCTAAAAGCTTGCAAAGAAAAAGCGATGAGTGGATTTTGCAAGAAGAGTTTTTACGCTCAATTTATGCTTTAAATTTCGCTCAAAATAAAAGATATGATTTTTTAAATGAGGAGCAAAAGGAAAATTTAGTCAAAGAAGCGTATAAAAAACTTACCCAGCTTGCAAGTGATAATAACGAGCTTTTAGAGCAAAACAAGGCTTTTCATAATTATCTTATCAATGGTATGAGTTTAAGAGTGTTTGCTGGTGGGGAGGAGCGAAGCATAAATTTAGAGCTTATCGACTTTGAAAATGTGGCTTTAAATGAATTTTTAGCAACTCGTCAATTTTCCTTTCGTCAAAAGGCTACAAATCGCTTTGATGTTTTGCTTTTTATCAATGGCTTGCCTTTGGTGGTTTTTGAGCTGAAAAATCCCCTTGATATAAATGCGACTTTGGAAAATGCCTTTAATCAAATTCAAACTTATAAGGCAGAATCTTGCGCGCTTTTTGTTGCGAATGAATTATGCATTATTAGCGATGGTTTTAGTGCTAAGGTAGGAAGCTTGAGTGCGGATTTTTCCCGCTTTTTATCGTGGAAGATTAAAGATAAGCAAGCAGATTCTAAACTTGAGCTAACAAATCTTATAAATGGCTTGTTTAATCCTAGTGTTTTACTTGATTTTATCCGCTTTTTTATCACTTATGAAAATGTCAAATTCCTTGATAAAAACGGCTACGCACAAAGTAAAATCATCAAAAAAATCGCTGCATATCATCAATACTATGCTGTAAATAAAGCCATTTTAAGCACGCAAAAGGCGATGAGTGAGGGCGTAGCTGGAGAAAGCAAAAAAGGCGGCGTAGTCTGGCACACACAAGGTAGTGGAAAAAGCCTTTCTATGGTATTTTTTGCAGCTAAGGCTTTAGACAAGCTAAGCAATCCAACCCTTGTAATTTTAACCGATAGGAACGACTTAGACAATCAACTTTTTACCACCTTTAGCCACTCAAGCGAGCTTTTAAGAACCACTCCAAAACGCATAGATTCTACCCAAGAGCTTAAAAGTGTGCTAAAGGGTATAAAAGGTGGGATTATCTTTTCAACTATGCAAAAATTTAAAGATGAGAACGAACGCTTTGAGACTTTAAGCAATAGAGAGGATATTATCGTTATCACTGATGAGGCGCACCGCACGCAGTATGGCTTTGAGGCGAGATTAAGGGGCGAGAAAATCAGCTATGGTTACGCGCAAAATGTGCGTGATGCCCTGCCAAATGCCACTTATATAGGCTTTAGCGGAACGCCTATAGAAAAAGATGATGCCAATACGCGTAGTGTTTTTGGGGATTATATCGATATTTATGATATGAAGCAGGCTGTGGAGGACGGGGCTACTGTGCCGCTGTATTATGAAAGTAGGCTTGCTAAGATTCATTTGAGTGATGAGGGTAAAAAGCTCATAGAAAATTTAGATAAGAACTTAAAAGACAAAAATAATACTAACGCCCTAAAACTTAGTCAAATCATAGGTGCAAAGCAAAGACTGCAGGCTGTGGCTAAGGATATACTAGAGCATTTTAACGCTAAAAAGCAAAAGCTTAAGGGTAAGGCGATGATAGCGTGTATGAGTAGGCAAATCGCTGTTGATTTATATAAGGAGCTCATCGCCCTTGAGCCTAGCTTGCACGATACGGACTGCAAAAAGGGGCGTGCTAAGCTTATCATCACTGCAAGTAGCGATGATGGGGCGGAGCTAGCGAGCTTTCATACAAGCAAAGAAGAGCAAAAAATCATCGCAAATCGCGTCAAAGATATAAATGATGAGCTTGATTTTATCATCGTTTGTGATATGTGGCTGACAGGCTTTGACGCACCGCCTTTGCATACTTTGTATGTGGATAAGCCTATGAGCGGGCATAATCTCATGCAAGCAATTGCTCGCGTAAATAGAGTATGTAAGGATAAAAGCGGAGGGCTTATCGTTGATTATATCGGTATAATGACATCTTTGCAAGAGGCTTTAAAATTTTATACTAAAGATTCTCAAAGTGAGTTTATCGCTGATAAAAGCGAGCTAGAACAAAAAATGCTAGAAAAATATGAAGTGATAAAAGATATGCTTTTTGAGTTTGATTATATGCAGTATTTTAAAGAATCTGATATAAATAAACTAGAAATTATCCAGCAAATCATAAATAAAATCTTAAGTGATGAAAAAGAAAAAAGACGCTTTTTAGATGAATGCACACAGCTAATAAAAGCCTATACCCTACTTTTGCCAAATGAAAAAGCAAATGAACTTGCAAAAGAAATCGCTCTTTTTGATATGCTAAAAAATAGAATCAAAAAAAGCCAGCAAGAAAGTAAAATTTCTATAGATAGAGAACAACAAAGCCTTATAAAACAAATCATTGATAATGAATTAAAAAGCGAGGGTATAGTTGATATTTTGGATAAAAGTAAACTTAATACAAAAGATATATCCATACTTTCAAATGAATTTTTAGAGGATATGAGAGCATATAAACATAAGCATATCGCACTTGAGACTTTAAGAAAGCTTTTAAATGATGAACTAAAAGCCAGAATGCAAAGCGAGCTAAGGACTAAGAGTTTATTTGAAAAAATGACTGAAATTTTGCTAAATTATCAAAATAAGCTTATCAATGCGACAAAGGTTATAGAAGAGCTAATAGAGCTTAGCAAGGAGCTGATAAAACAGGATAAGGATAAAAAGGAGCTTGGGCTAAGTGAATATGAATTTGCTTTTTATAGTGTTTTGGTGGAAAATAAAAGCGTAGAAGAAGTGATGGGAAAACAGGCTTTGCTAGAGCTTTCAAAGGCAGTATTTTTAGAGATAAAATCAAAAGCGAGTTTAGACTGGGAAATAAGAGAAAGTGTAAGGGCACAGCTTAGAATCGCCGTTAGAAAAGTGTTAAGAGAATTTGGCTATCCACCAAATATGATTAAAATCACCGCAGAAAATGCAATAAAGCAAGCCGAGCTTATCGCACAGGCTTTGACTTAG